In Collimonas arenae, a single genomic region encodes these proteins:
- a CDS encoding protein adenylyltransferase SelO — MNTPSASPIPRSIDTLTVSNSFATLPAPFYTHLAPSPLPSPYLVGTSRSAAALIGLPQTTLSDEELVQALAGNRPLPNSAPLAAVYSGHQFGVWAGQLGDGRAILLGDVAARDGGRMELQLKGAGATPYSRMGDGRAVLRSSIREYLCSEAMAALGIPTSRALAVIGSDQLAMRERPETTAVVTRMAPSFVRFGSFEHWYYNNQPENLKTLADYAIAGFYPELLAAANPYQALLAEVTRRTAHLMAQWQAVGFMHGVMNTDNMSILGLTLDYGPYGFMEAYDPGHICNHTDQQGRYAYNKQPQIGHWNCFALGQALLPLIGSVEATEAALASYQAHYDKKLDELLHAKLGLATQQADDDKLLDAMFAIMQASHVDFTLFFRQLGNLRLDDAGGDSALRDLFIDRAAFDAWALQYRTRLKLENSQDQSRKLAMDACNPKYVLRNYLAQTAIEQAQNKDFSEVGKLLEILENPFDEQPQHAKYSALPPDWARGLEVSCSS, encoded by the coding sequence ATGAACACCCCCTCCGCATCACCAATACCACGGAGCATCGATACCCTCACTGTCAGCAACTCCTTCGCTACTCTGCCCGCACCTTTCTATACCCACCTGGCACCCAGCCCTTTGCCGTCGCCTTATCTAGTCGGCACCAGTAGGTCCGCAGCGGCATTGATTGGATTACCCCAAACAACTTTGAGCGACGAAGAACTAGTGCAAGCTCTGGCCGGCAACCGCCCCCTGCCCAACTCAGCGCCGCTGGCAGCGGTCTATTCCGGCCATCAATTCGGCGTCTGGGCTGGGCAACTGGGCGATGGCCGGGCAATTCTGCTGGGTGATGTCGCCGCCCGCGACGGCGGCCGGATGGAATTGCAACTTAAAGGCGCGGGAGCTACGCCTTACTCGCGCATGGGCGATGGCCGCGCCGTACTGCGTTCGTCGATCCGTGAATATCTGTGCTCGGAGGCCATGGCGGCGCTTGGCATCCCTACTTCCCGCGCGCTAGCTGTCATCGGCTCCGATCAGCTTGCGATGCGCGAGCGGCCCGAGACCACCGCGGTAGTGACGCGTATGGCGCCAAGCTTTGTGCGCTTTGGGTCGTTCGAGCATTGGTATTACAACAACCAGCCTGAAAATCTGAAAACCCTGGCGGACTATGCCATCGCCGGCTTTTATCCTGAATTGCTGGCGGCCGCCAATCCTTATCAGGCGCTGCTGGCCGAAGTAACGCGCCGTACCGCACATCTGATGGCGCAATGGCAGGCGGTGGGCTTCATGCATGGCGTAATGAATACCGACAATATGTCGATCCTGGGCCTGACGCTGGATTACGGTCCGTACGGCTTCATGGAAGCCTACGATCCGGGCCATATCTGCAACCATACCGACCAGCAAGGTCGTTATGCCTATAACAAGCAACCGCAGATCGGCCATTGGAATTGCTTTGCGCTGGGCCAGGCTCTGCTGCCTTTGATCGGCAGCGTCGAGGCGACCGAGGCGGCGCTGGCCAGCTATCAGGCGCATTACGACAAGAAGCTGGATGAACTGCTGCATGCCAAGCTGGGCCTGGCTACGCAACAGGCGGATGACGATAAATTACTAGACGCCATGTTTGCCATCATGCAAGCCAGTCACGTCGATTTCACGCTGTTTTTCCGCCAGTTGGGCAATTTGCGGCTGGACGACGCAGGCGGCGATAGCGCCCTGCGCGACTTGTTTATCGACCGTGCGGCATTCGACGCCTGGGCGTTACAATACCGCACACGCCTGAAATTGGAGAATAGCCAGGACCAGAGCCGCAAGCTTGCAATGGATGCTTGCAACCCCAAATATGTGCTGCGAAACTATTTGGCGCAAACTGCAATCGAACAGGCGCAAAATAAAGACTTCTCGGAAGTCGGAAAACTATTGGAAATCCTTGAAAACCCGTTTGACGAACAACCGCAACATGCAAAATACTCCGCATTGCCGCCGGACTGGGCGCGCGGGCTGGAAGTCAGTTGTTCGTCCTAG
- a CDS encoding IPT/TIG domain-containing protein codes for MAQVILARLSHLGLFAAGVLCLLYGMSQATAQTMVSEAIAADAHWTLANSPYVINGEVTVQGGAMLTIDAGVTVYMTANAGLTVQAGGIRAAGTAANPIRVLSDKSRQGQAAVAGDWNQWVFNAGTVNTQLDHVLFQHGKGLAVNGAAPVFNYLNLRNHKGAAIAIDLSASPTGIANQASGNGLNGVAVPAGDIAGSVKWGLRGIPYIVTSGIVSVGASPTLQSVTPNTVEQGQTVTLTLSGSRLEGVGKLAFDKAGLALTPFSGGSASQIFVQVKVDPKAAIGSANLEMQVDAGLLTLANAISVTQPMSVISTVAPTTIIAGGGETEITLTGRNFSNVSEVLFNGAAVPTRFVNSTELRATLPSQTVIGTLQAQVRWPDAQQVGKFLLSNQVGLAVQAPVPPTVSVEPTPIALPPDSKARNITVRLSKADYRANTLRFSISDASKASVTASVLIPAGQTTAQVTITPLATGTVSLSVSSDTLQGISVPVFITADFRGANTAYAAAVGVNVLSNAVPVTRQITLVNANVGVAVGAVLSNVSPAAWVVGSKPLVTIRGAGIPANAQLALVPNTGVTLGAVTVSDDGSQLSATFDTAADAPLGPRKLVIKDAAGKELTFADPAKTTVQLMSGLPQIVSIDPLFGARDSTVKLVVQGRNLQQGQVRVLNDAGIRIDSMPQVNADGTTLTAYLQIAADAPTGSRVIQIATPAGSSTATAAIANTFTVVSSVSGTLSPIAAPLVGVMVGAAPGPNTNPYLVNAKSVGVVLGSGITEVVPNTGVIGTDVSVTVRGAGLQGVTTASLLPATGVTILGTPNVNPLGTDLSFTVRIDADAALGTRKLVLATANGPVTFVNASGANFLISARVPELISVTPQVLQIGQPAVKLTARGRNFSNVAAVRLDPAQGVTVTGPLDTNPDATVLSFSVAVAAGAPAGDRVVVVTSAAGDSSSSPQPGNTVHVASQSGVTYADLPSQVVGVQNGAVIVPPPQRIDGTLASSTVGVLVGSASPPQSAVRSASSMPVGVLLGSGALTLSPNGWLQGANGNITLNGRGLNNVTAVSVTPATGLLLGTQAISDDGTQLSVSLSVAPDAPRVLRRLILATASGAELPFADPATGRFGIGMLPSVSSMSPIVLSQGKGSSLTVRGANLKDVNGLVFLPASGVHVGSDLIWSQDALGELLTVSIYADPDAALGSRAIRFDVPGGSTSTTPTPSNTINVVAQ; via the coding sequence TTGGCGCAGGTAATTCTGGCCAGGCTTTCGCACCTCGGATTGTTCGCGGCAGGCGTCCTGTGCCTGCTGTACGGCATGTCGCAAGCGACGGCGCAGACCATGGTGTCAGAAGCGATTGCGGCTGACGCTCACTGGACCCTGGCCAACAGCCCATACGTGATTAATGGCGAGGTTACCGTGCAGGGCGGCGCCATGCTGACGATTGATGCCGGCGTTACCGTGTACATGACGGCGAATGCCGGGCTAACAGTGCAGGCCGGCGGAATTCGCGCTGCGGGCACCGCGGCCAATCCGATCCGCGTGTTATCTGACAAGTCCCGGCAGGGACAAGCTGCTGTTGCGGGCGACTGGAATCAATGGGTTTTTAATGCCGGCACCGTCAACACACAACTCGACCACGTGCTGTTTCAACATGGCAAAGGTTTGGCAGTCAATGGCGCAGCACCCGTGTTCAACTACCTCAATCTTCGCAATCACAAAGGCGCGGCGATCGCAATCGATCTGTCAGCTTCTCCGACCGGCATCGCTAACCAAGCCAGCGGCAACGGCTTGAATGGCGTCGCGGTTCCTGCCGGGGATATTGCCGGCAGCGTCAAATGGGGCTTGCGCGGCATTCCCTACATAGTCACGTCTGGCATCGTATCGGTGGGAGCGTCGCCGACGCTGCAAAGCGTCACGCCGAACACTGTAGAGCAGGGGCAGACGGTGACTTTGACACTTAGTGGTAGCCGGCTCGAAGGCGTCGGCAAGCTGGCTTTTGATAAAGCCGGACTGGCGCTGACGCCGTTTAGCGGTGGCTCCGCCAGTCAGATATTCGTACAAGTCAAAGTGGATCCCAAGGCTGCTATTGGAAGCGCCAACCTGGAAATGCAGGTAGATGCGGGCTTGCTCACTCTTGCAAACGCGATCAGCGTAACGCAGCCGATGTCGGTGATCAGCACGGTAGCGCCAACTACCATCATAGCGGGCGGAGGAGAAACCGAGATCACGCTGACTGGCCGCAATTTCAGCAATGTGTCTGAAGTATTGTTCAATGGCGCCGCGGTGCCGACGCGCTTTGTCAATTCGACTGAACTGCGCGCAACCTTGCCAAGCCAGACCGTGATAGGGACCTTGCAGGCGCAGGTGCGCTGGCCGGATGCTCAGCAAGTCGGAAAATTCCTGCTGTCGAATCAGGTGGGACTCGCCGTCCAGGCACCAGTGCCGCCTACCGTCAGCGTTGAGCCGACGCCGATTGCTTTGCCACCAGACAGCAAGGCGCGCAATATCACTGTGCGTTTGTCAAAAGCGGATTATCGCGCCAACACATTGCGCTTCTCGATTTCCGATGCGAGCAAGGCGTCGGTGACGGCAAGCGTGCTGATTCCTGCCGGCCAGACTACCGCTCAGGTCACGATTACGCCATTGGCAACTGGGACGGTCAGCCTGAGCGTCAGTTCGGACACCTTGCAAGGGATCAGCGTGCCGGTGTTCATCACCGCCGATTTCCGCGGCGCCAATACGGCCTACGCAGCAGCAGTTGGCGTCAACGTGTTGTCCAATGCGGTGCCAGTGACGCGTCAGATCACGCTGGTGAATGCCAATGTCGGCGTCGCCGTCGGCGCCGTGCTGAGCAATGTGTCGCCAGCCGCCTGGGTTGTCGGCAGCAAACCGCTTGTCACTATCCGTGGTGCCGGAATTCCTGCCAACGCACAACTGGCACTGGTGCCGAACACTGGCGTGACGCTTGGCGCGGTAACTGTCAGCGACGATGGCAGCCAGCTTAGCGCCACCTTCGACACTGCCGCAGATGCCCCGCTCGGTCCGCGCAAGCTAGTAATCAAGGATGCTGCCGGCAAGGAATTGACTTTCGCCGATCCGGCCAAGACTACCGTGCAACTGATGAGCGGTTTGCCGCAGATCGTCTCTATCGATCCGCTGTTCGGCGCGCGCGACTCGACTGTCAAGTTGGTGGTGCAGGGGCGCAATCTGCAGCAAGGCCAGGTCCGTGTCCTGAACGATGCCGGCATCCGTATCGACAGCATGCCGCAGGTGAATGCCGACGGCACAACGTTGACGGCCTACCTGCAGATTGCGGCCGATGCGCCGACAGGCAGCCGCGTGATACAGATTGCCACGCCGGCCGGCAGTTCGACAGCGACTGCTGCGATCGCCAATACATTCACGGTGGTCAGCTCTGTCAGCGGCACCTTGTCGCCGATTGCTGCGCCGTTGGTCGGAGTCATGGTGGGCGCGGCTCCAGGTCCAAATACCAATCCCTATCTGGTGAATGCCAAGTCGGTTGGCGTGGTGCTGGGCAGTGGCATCACAGAGGTGGTGCCCAATACCGGTGTGATCGGCACTGATGTCAGCGTGACAGTACGCGGCGCAGGATTGCAAGGCGTGACCACCGCCAGCCTGTTGCCTGCGACTGGCGTGACGATACTTGGAACACCGAACGTCAATCCTTTGGGCACCGACTTGTCTTTCACCGTGCGGATCGATGCGGATGCGGCATTGGGCACCCGGAAACTGGTGTTGGCGACGGCTAACGGACCGGTGACATTTGTCAATGCCAGCGGCGCCAATTTCCTGATCAGCGCCCGTGTTCCGGAACTGATTTCGGTGACGCCGCAAGTGCTGCAGATCGGCCAGCCGGCCGTAAAGCTGACAGCGCGTGGCCGCAATTTCTCGAACGTCGCAGCAGTGCGCCTCGATCCGGCGCAAGGCGTAACCGTGACCGGACCGCTTGATACCAATCCTGATGCCACGGTCCTGAGTTTCTCTGTTGCGGTAGCTGCCGGCGCGCCAGCGGGCGACCGTGTCGTGGTTGTGACATCTGCTGCCGGCGATTCTTCTTCATCGCCGCAGCCTGGCAATACAGTGCATGTCGCCAGCCAGAGCGGCGTTACCTACGCCGACTTACCTTCGCAGGTGGTCGGGGTGCAGAACGGCGCCGTGATCGTGCCGCCGCCGCAACGTATCGATGGCACGCTGGCATCGTCAACTGTTGGTGTCTTGGTAGGCAGTGCATCGCCGCCGCAAAGTGCAGTGCGCAGTGCTTCCAGCATGCCGGTCGGCGTGTTGCTTGGCAGTGGTGCGCTGACGCTCAGTCCGAACGGTTGGTTGCAAGGCGCTAACGGCAATATCACCCTCAATGGTCGTGGCCTGAACAATGTCACTGCCGTCAGCGTGACGCCGGCGACAGGGTTGTTGTTAGGCACGCAGGCGATTAGCGACGACGGTACGCAATTGTCGGTATCCTTGTCTGTTGCGCCGGATGCGCCAAGAGTACTGCGCCGGTTAATCCTGGCGACTGCGAGCGGCGCCGAACTACCGTTCGCAGATCCTGCCACCGGGCGCTTCGGCATTGGCATGCTGCCTAGCGTCAGTTCGATGTCGCCAATTGTCCTGTCGCAAGGGAAGGGCAGCAGCCTGACCGTGCGCGGCGCTAACCTGAAGGACGTCAACGGTCTTGTCTTCCTGCCCGCCAGCGGCGTGCATGTCGGCTCAGATCTGATCTGGTCGCAGGATGCCCTGGGCGAATTGCTGACGGTTTCGATCTATGCCGATCCGGATGCCGCGCTGGGCAGCAGGGCGATCCGCTTCGATGTGCCGGGCGGCAGTACATCCACTACGCCGACGCCGTCCAACACCATCAATGTTGTCGCGCAATGA